A single genomic interval of Alistipes sp. ZOR0009 harbors:
- a CDS encoding energy transducer TonB, with protein MEIKKSPKADLENKRSMFLQIGFVVAIGLSLFAFEYDFGEAQETQSFAAKTVVAEEEIVQTSQQEQQQQQAEVAPQQIISDVLKIVRNDVKVSNELDLNMEDTKEAAPITIPTVSKKEEVVEEEEPFLVVEDMPTFNGKEAAIGFREYVGKNLKYPDVAQENGIQGTVFISFVVEPTGAVTNVKVLRGVDPALDKEAVRIVQSSPKWSPGKQRGKSVRVSFTFPIKFQLN; from the coding sequence ATGGAAATCAAGAAATCGCCTAAGGCGGATCTTGAGAACAAACGTTCAATGTTCTTACAGATCGGTTTCGTCGTGGCTATTGGATTATCCCTCTTCGCTTTCGAATATGATTTTGGCGAAGCTCAGGAGACCCAAAGTTTTGCCGCAAAAACAGTTGTTGCTGAAGAAGAAATAGTGCAAACAAGTCAGCAAGAACAACAACAACAACAGGCCGAGGTCGCTCCCCAACAAATTATTTCAGATGTGCTTAAGATCGTTCGTAACGATGTAAAAGTAAGTAATGAGCTTGATTTGAATATGGAAGATACCAAGGAAGCTGCACCAATAACCATTCCAACAGTTTCTAAGAAAGAAGAGGTTGTCGAGGAAGAGGAGCCATTTTTGGTGGTGGAGGACATGCCTACGTTTAACGGGAAAGAAGCCGCTATCGGGTTTCGCGAATATGTAGGTAAAAACCTTAAATATCCAGATGTTGCACAGGAGAACGGTATACAAGGTACTGTTTTTATCTCATTTGTTGTTGAGCCAACAGGGGCGGTGACAAATGTAAAGGTGCTTCGTGGGGTTGATCCTGCGTTGGATAAAGAGGCGGTTCGTATCGTGCAAAGCTCGCCTAAGTGGTCGCCTGGTAAGCAAAGAGGAAAGTCGGTACGCGTATCGTTTACGTTCCCTATTAAGTTCCAGTTGAACTAA
- a CDS encoding regulatory protein RecX translates to MKREISAKDAYERLTRLCSSREICEYQALQKMFSWGVAEEDRASVLKHLVEERYIDNERYAVAFARDKFRFDRWGPQKIKSHLALKHISQEHVQLALKEVEIDKLPEAVVRELKRKSETTKHKNEYDLKMKLIAFGVRKGFDFDIVVRAVNQIVMK, encoded by the coding sequence ATGAAAAGGGAGATATCAGCAAAAGATGCCTATGAGCGGCTAACAAGGCTATGTTCATCAAGAGAAATTTGTGAATACCAGGCTCTGCAAAAAATGTTTTCATGGGGAGTTGCTGAGGAAGACAGGGCTTCTGTACTTAAACATTTAGTTGAGGAACGATATATAGACAACGAGCGCTACGCTGTCGCATTTGCTCGCGATAAGTTTCGATTTGACAGATGGGGGCCTCAGAAGATAAAATCGCATCTGGCATTAAAACATATTAGTCAAGAGCATGTGCAGTTGGCCTTGAAAGAAGTCGAGATAGATAAGCTTCCTGAGGCTGTTGTACGAGAGTTAAAGCGTAAATCTGAGACAACGAAGCATAAAAATGAGTATGACCTCAAAATGAAGCTGATTGCATTCGGCGTTCGGAAGGGATTTGATTTTGATATAGTTGTAAGGGCTGTTAATCAGATTGTAATGAAATAA